From Candidatus Poribacteria bacterium, the proteins below share one genomic window:
- a CDS encoding histidine triad nucleotide-binding protein: MPDTIFGRIIRKEIAADIVYESDDVLAFRDIKPQAPVHVLIVPKEPIASIADATPDHEAMLGRLLSSAAEVGRILEVADSGYRLIINHGNDGGQEVAHLHVHLLAGRAFGWPPG, from the coding sequence ATGCCAGATACCATCTTCGGCAGGATCATCCGTAAGGAAATCGCGGCTGACATCGTCTACGAGTCGGACGATGTCCTGGCGTTTCGCGATATCAAACCCCAGGCGCCCGTGCATGTGCTGATCGTGCCCAAGGAACCCATCGCGTCCATCGCGGACGCGACGCCCGACCACGAGGCGATGCTGGGTCGTCTTCTCTCCAGCGCAGCGGAAGTAGGACGGATTCTCGAAGTGGCCGATTCCGGCTACCGGTTGATCATCAACCACGGCAACGACGGGGGTCAGGAAGTGGCTCACTTGCACGTTCATCTGCTCGCTGGCAGGGCTTTCGGCTGGCCGCCTGGTTGA
- a CDS encoding aldo/keto reductase — MTSVDRERLEGAATPESTRAYVDEMRLRGVSLAERVHRSLGSTGLLVSKVGYGTYRVHADMEEHVRTLIYALLHGCNLIDTSTNYTDGGSERLVGNVLRALVDSRGVSRGQIVVVTKAGYVQGSNLSAAMAREQASEPFPEMVKVAPDLWHCIHPDWLRHQLDQSRSRLGLDHLDVLLLHNPEYYLTVATQKSAGESPEQVRAEFYRRMTESFRQMERFVSEGSISYYGVSSNTFAASGERLDRVSLSAILDCARRAAQDILGNPGKHHFAVAQLPMNLFEPDAVTSKTGARSRTFMDTAREAGIGVLANRPLNAIADGELVRLALPDAVADGEPPLSAVARVAAKERDIVLALRNWRLWDAVSEGMPNELSFRIGETMKSWIPELRNRIQWTQAFEHVIAPAVVEATSSVSAQIDDSRRSEWQNLVREYHAGLMALSVSVTAQVNRMDRDALAPLSERLRVELGDVVLDRPLSQIALNAVASVPGVTSVLTGMRRDPYVLDALQVLAQDDFADPLAAFRAAERGGTP, encoded by the coding sequence TTGACGTCTGTCGACCGGGAGCGACTCGAAGGAGCCGCCACGCCGGAGTCCACACGCGCCTACGTCGATGAGATGCGGCTGCGCGGCGTTTCCCTCGCCGAACGAGTCCACCGCTCGCTGGGATCGACCGGTCTCCTCGTGTCCAAAGTCGGATACGGGACATACCGAGTGCATGCCGACATGGAGGAGCACGTCCGAACGCTCATCTACGCGCTGCTGCACGGATGCAATCTGATCGACACATCGACGAACTACACGGATGGCGGCAGCGAACGCCTTGTCGGAAATGTGCTTCGCGCGCTCGTCGATTCCCGCGGCGTCAGCCGTGGGCAGATCGTCGTCGTCACGAAGGCAGGCTACGTTCAGGGATCGAACCTGTCGGCGGCGATGGCGCGCGAGCAGGCGAGCGAGCCGTTTCCAGAGATGGTGAAGGTCGCGCCGGACCTGTGGCACTGCATCCATCCCGATTGGCTGCGCCATCAGCTAGACCAGAGCCGATCGCGGCTCGGACTCGACCATCTTGACGTGCTGTTGCTGCACAACCCGGAGTACTACCTCACCGTCGCGACTCAGAAGAGCGCTGGCGAGTCTCCCGAGCAAGTCCGCGCCGAGTTCTATCGCCGCATGACCGAGTCGTTTCGTCAGATGGAACGCTTCGTGTCCGAGGGCTCCATCTCGTACTACGGCGTATCGTCGAACACCTTCGCGGCGTCCGGTGAAAGGCTCGATCGCGTCTCGTTGTCAGCGATCCTCGACTGCGCTCGACGCGCGGCACAGGATATCCTTGGCAATCCCGGCAAGCACCACTTCGCTGTCGCGCAGCTTCCGATGAACCTGTTCGAGCCCGACGCCGTAACGTCCAAGACGGGAGCGCGCAGCCGGACATTCATGGATACCGCTCGCGAGGCTGGGATTGGTGTGCTGGCGAACCGCCCGCTCAATGCGATAGCCGACGGCGAGTTGGTTCGTCTGGCATTGCCAGATGCGGTCGCCGACGGCGAGCCGCCGCTGTCCGCCGTGGCGCGTGTTGCCGCGAAGGAGCGCGACATCGTTCTGGCGTTGAGGAATTGGCGGCTTTGGGACGCGGTGTCCGAAGGAATGCCGAACGAGCTCTCTTTCCGGATCGGCGAAACCATGAAGAGCTGGATTCCTGAGCTGCGCAATCGGATCCAGTGGACTCAGGCGTTCGAGCACGTCATCGCTCCGGCGGTCGTTGAAGCCACGTCGTCCGTGTCCGCCCAGATCGACGACAGCCGTCGAAGCGAGTGGCAGAACCTGGTGCGCGAGTACCACGCTGGGCTGATGGCGCTGTCCGTCTCCGTGACAGCACAGGTGAATCGGATGGATCGTGACGCGCTGGCGCCGCTCAGCGAACGCCTTCGAGTCGAGCTCGGGGACGTGGTGCTCGACCGCCCGTTAAGCCAGATCGCGCTAAACGCGGTGGCGTCGGTACCCGGGGTGACGTCGGTGCTCACCGGCATGCGGCGGGACCCGTACGTGCTCGATGCGTTGCAGGTGTTAGCTCAGGATGACTTCGCGGATCCGCTGGCAGCATTCCGCGCTGCCGAACGCGGCGGTACGCCCTGA
- a CDS encoding Gfo/Idh/MocA family oxidoreductase: MADKVKLALVGCGGISGAHMNGYKALAAQGLLDFDFVATVDVRRDAAEARAAEAAALQDGRKPNVYTDIGDMLDKEPDVEAVDICALHRVHHELASAALDAKKHVIIEKPLGVTMKACAVMLEAAKRSGCILATAENYRRAPNQRAVNWALKKGMIGAPRILVYIDYGEALGPWGWRDSKIDAGAGWVLDGGVHYTDMFRYHLGEATEVYAEVRSFDPHRYGNREDKSGAMRVTVEDSALAIVKFESGALVQWSSVRAAPGRGFNQHIIYGEEGSIDYGANVVLRGKEPVNVTEEYHQSLTEDEKYRLFPNGVTDSIATELWEFGKALRDDSYYPETDGLDGMKAMAICMGVFESAWRNASVSLRQVESCQIENYQADINRELGILDTKWNVWARF, from the coding sequence ATGGCTGACAAGGTCAAGCTGGCACTCGTCGGTTGTGGTGGCATCTCCGGCGCCCATATGAACGGATACAAGGCGCTCGCCGCCCAAGGGCTTCTTGATTTCGACTTCGTCGCGACGGTGGATGTGCGCCGAGATGCAGCGGAAGCCCGCGCCGCCGAAGCTGCCGCGCTGCAAGACGGGCGAAAGCCCAATGTCTATACGGACATCGGCGACATGCTCGACAAGGAGCCCGATGTCGAGGCGGTTGACATCTGTGCACTCCATCGTGTCCACCACGAGTTGGCGTCAGCGGCTCTCGACGCCAAGAAGCATGTCATCATCGAGAAGCCCCTGGGCGTCACGATGAAGGCGTGCGCCGTCATGCTAGAGGCGGCAAAGCGCAGCGGCTGCATCCTCGCGACGGCGGAGAACTATCGGCGCGCCCCGAACCAACGAGCCGTCAACTGGGCTCTCAAGAAGGGCATGATCGGCGCTCCGCGGATTCTCGTCTACATCGACTACGGCGAGGCGTTGGGCCCGTGGGGCTGGCGTGACTCGAAGATCGACGCCGGAGCCGGATGGGTCCTCGACGGAGGCGTTCACTACACCGACATGTTCCGGTATCACCTCGGCGAGGCGACCGAGGTCTACGCCGAAGTGCGTTCGTTCGACCCGCATCGCTACGGCAACCGCGAGGACAAGTCGGGCGCGATGCGCGTCACGGTCGAGGACAGCGCCCTCGCCATCGTGAAGTTCGAGTCCGGCGCGCTCGTTCAGTGGAGCTCGGTCCGCGCCGCTCCGGGACGCGGGTTCAACCAGCACATCATCTATGGCGAAGAGGGCTCCATCGACTACGGAGCCAACGTCGTCCTTCGGGGCAAGGAACCCGTCAACGTGACCGAGGAGTACCACCAGTCGTTGACGGAAGATGAGAAGTACCGTCTGTTCCCCAACGGCGTGACGGACTCCATCGCGACGGAGCTCTGGGAGTTCGGCAAGGCGCTCCGCGACGACAGCTACTACCCCGAAACGGACGGTCTCGATGGCATGAAGGCGATGGCGATCTGCATGGGCGTCTTCGAATCGGCGTGGCGCAACGCTTCGGTAAGCCTTCGCCAGGTCGAGTCGTGCCAGATCGAGAACTACCAGGCGGACATCAATCGCGAGCTGGGCATCCTCGACACGAAATGGAACGTATGGGCACGGTTCTGA
- the melA gene encoding alpha-galactosidase, translating to MRKIAFLGAGSFGFGRRLVSDILSFPELADSTLFLMDPAADRLDHIRALSERMASEAGLPAKIEASIDRRQALDGADYVIASIRVGSNLEPEALDVRIPLEVAGLRQTVSDTVGVGGIMKGLRTIPAMLDIARDMESLCPSALLLNYTNPMAMIMWAIADATRIDAVGLCHSVQGTSEQLARYAGVDYATLRYHVAGINHMAWFLELSQGDQDLYPRLRACLDDSEAFSRDPVRFEILRHFGYFVTESSTHMSEYVPYFLRSPEEIERLSLRPRTAESFAGQQSSREERWRTMVAESAAQPAQIRRSNEYGARIIHAMETGSPLAINGNVPNTGLIRNLSQGSCVEVPCLVDRSGLHPCFVGDLPPQCAALCESNIRVQGLVVRAILESNREHVFHAAMADPNTTAQLTLPQIREVMAQLLAAQRDLIPRSLAG from the coding sequence ATGCGCAAGATCGCGTTTCTCGGCGCCGGGAGCTTCGGGTTCGGCAGGCGCCTTGTTAGCGACATCCTCTCGTTCCCAGAGCTGGCAGACTCGACCCTCTTTCTCATGGACCCGGCGGCAGACCGCCTGGACCACATCCGAGCGCTCTCCGAACGCATGGCGAGCGAAGCCGGCTTGCCGGCGAAGATCGAAGCATCCATCGACCGCCGCCAGGCGCTGGATGGCGCCGACTATGTGATCGCATCCATTCGCGTTGGGTCAAACCTGGAGCCCGAAGCCCTCGACGTACGGATTCCGCTCGAAGTCGCCGGTTTGCGGCAAACGGTGTCCGACACGGTCGGCGTCGGCGGCATCATGAAGGGGCTGCGCACCATCCCAGCGATGCTCGACATCGCCCGCGACATGGAGTCGTTGTGCCCATCGGCGCTTCTGCTGAACTACACGAACCCGATGGCGATGATCATGTGGGCGATTGCCGATGCGACCCGGATCGACGCCGTCGGGCTCTGCCACAGCGTGCAGGGCACGAGCGAGCAGCTCGCGCGGTACGCCGGCGTGGACTACGCGACGCTCCGATATCACGTCGCCGGCATCAATCACATGGCGTGGTTCCTCGAGCTCTCGCAAGGCGATCAGGACCTTTATCCACGGCTGCGCGCTTGCTTGGACGACTCGGAGGCGTTCTCCCGCGATCCGGTCCGGTTCGAGATCCTCCGGCACTTCGGCTACTTCGTGACGGAGTCCTCGACGCACATGTCGGAGTACGTCCCGTACTTCCTGCGGTCTCCTGAGGAGATCGAGCGCTTGTCGCTGCGTCCACGTACGGCGGAGAGCTTCGCGGGTCAGCAGTCGTCTCGCGAGGAGCGCTGGCGCACGATGGTCGCCGAGTCGGCGGCGCAGCCGGCGCAGATCCGGCGCTCGAACGAATACGGGGCTCGCATCATCCACGCGATGGAGACGGGCTCGCCGCTTGCCATCAACGGGAACGTCCCGAACACCGGGCTCATTCGGAACCTGTCGCAGGGATCGTGCGTCGAGGTTCCCTGCCTTGTGGACCGAAGCGGACTGCACCCGTGCTTCGTCGGAGACCTTCCGCCTCAGTGTGCCGCGCTGTGCGAGTCGAACATCCGCGTGCAGGGCTTGGTGGTTCGCGCAATTCTCGAATCGAACCGCGAGCACGTCTTCCACGCGGCGATGGCAGACCCCAACACGACGGCTCAACTCACGCTCCCTCAGATTCGGGAGGTCATGGCGCAACTGCTCGCGGCGCAACGCGACCTGATCCCGCGTTCGTTGGCGGGCTGA
- a CDS encoding zinc-binding dehydrogenase — MPTMRAAIYQGIREIVVTDVERDGVEPGTVIVDTKQSGICGSDLHSYFGEWGQSKTYASGHETCGVVEEVGAGVSGIEVGDLVTMECFSHCGECVFCRTGAYNQCLRRGWISQNAHAGFAEYTRVHASGVFRLPSGMTYEQGALVEPLAVGVRAVAQSRATYADRVLVIGGGTIGLCCLAAACAAGVRETFVTVKYEHQEAAARDLGANYTIRVPLDSPRQFVRKATDGIGADVVIEATGSDAAFDEALACVRRQGFVVLVAGYHRPLTVSLGAVVWSEASIIGSNCYGYSGIRRDFDAAIDLISSGRVNASRLVTHRLPLEDAAEAFKIAADKNSGSIKVHLCQ; from the coding sequence ATGCCTACGATGAGAGCGGCTATCTACCAGGGAATCCGCGAGATCGTCGTCACCGACGTCGAGCGCGACGGCGTCGAGCCGGGAACCGTCATCGTCGATACGAAGCAGTCCGGCATCTGCGGCAGCGACCTCCACAGCTACTTCGGCGAGTGGGGGCAGTCGAAGACGTACGCATCGGGTCACGAGACATGCGGCGTCGTGGAGGAGGTCGGGGCTGGAGTGTCGGGAATCGAAGTCGGCGACCTGGTCACGATGGAGTGCTTCTCCCACTGCGGAGAGTGCGTCTTCTGCCGGACCGGAGCCTACAACCAGTGTCTGCGCCGGGGATGGATCAGCCAGAACGCGCACGCCGGGTTCGCCGAGTACACCCGCGTGCACGCTTCGGGCGTGTTCCGCCTGCCTTCGGGCATGACGTACGAGCAGGGAGCCCTCGTCGAGCCGCTCGCTGTTGGCGTGCGCGCCGTGGCGCAGTCGCGGGCTACGTACGCGGACCGCGTTCTGGTCATCGGCGGCGGGACGATTGGCTTATGCTGCCTGGCGGCTGCGTGCGCCGCCGGCGTACGCGAGACGTTCGTCACCGTGAAATACGAACACCAGGAAGCCGCCGCCCGCGATCTCGGCGCGAACTACACCATCCGCGTACCCCTGGACTCTCCGAGGCAGTTCGTCCGCAAGGCGACCGATGGAATCGGCGCCGACGTCGTCATCGAGGCGACGGGTTCCGACGCCGCCTTTGACGAAGCGCTCGCGTGCGTGCGCCGGCAAGGGTTCGTGGTGCTCGTGGCAGGCTACCATCGCCCGCTGACGGTCAGCCTGGGAGCCGTCGTGTGGTCCGAGGCGAGCATCATCGGTTCCAACTGCTACGGTTACAGCGGCATACGCCGGGACTTCGATGCGGCAATCGACCTGATCTCTTCCGGTCGCGTCAACGCTTCGCGCCTGGTGACGCACCGACTGCCGCTCGAAGACGCAGCGGAGGCGTTCAAGATCGCCGCCGACAAGAACTCCGGGTCCATCAAAGTCCATCTATGCCAATAA
- a CDS encoding zinc-binding dehydrogenase, producing MLGVQMLGSGRVAVREFPEPTQPNGEALIEIRASGICGSEMHGYRAAYEQAFNGGHEVSGIVVDAGVSRRLRVGDRVGVHAVWGCGACRWCDAGQYTYCDARTTCPGTHAERLAAPEHVCLRLPDDVSFDLGVLLTGDGIGVPYHVARRIGTRGGDIVCVFGAGPIGLGNILMQSFLGAEVIAVDVNDYRLELARQCGAAQTINPSSVDVVAAVTEMTRGELADKCIEAAARPDTLKMALRLVGKAGTVVAVGEQGDVPISPSGDLIRKDVTLMGSWFYHYAEYGDMLALYRRGLRVDKLITHRMSLLEADAAFALFAAGRAGKVILEPTSSQ from the coding sequence GTGCTCGGCGTGCAAATGCTCGGGTCCGGGCGCGTCGCCGTCCGGGAGTTCCCAGAGCCCACACAACCGAACGGCGAGGCGCTGATCGAGATCCGCGCGTCCGGCATTTGCGGCAGCGAGATGCACGGCTACCGCGCGGCATATGAACAGGCGTTCAACGGCGGTCATGAGGTGTCGGGCATCGTCGTGGATGCCGGAGTCTCCCGAAGGCTTCGGGTCGGTGACCGGGTCGGCGTCCATGCCGTGTGGGGCTGCGGCGCATGCCGTTGGTGTGACGCGGGTCAGTACACCTACTGCGACGCGCGCACGACTTGCCCGGGCACACACGCGGAACGGCTCGCCGCCCCGGAGCACGTCTGTCTCCGTCTGCCCGACGATGTGTCCTTCGACCTGGGCGTCCTGCTCACCGGCGACGGCATCGGGGTTCCCTACCACGTCGCCCGACGGATCGGGACGCGGGGCGGGGACATCGTCTGCGTCTTCGGAGCCGGGCCCATCGGACTGGGCAATATCCTGATGCAGTCATTCCTCGGAGCCGAGGTGATCGCCGTGGACGTCAACGACTATCGGCTCGAGCTCGCCCGTCAATGCGGCGCTGCCCAAACGATCAACCCAAGCTCAGTCGATGTCGTCGCGGCGGTCACAGAGATGACGCGGGGCGAGCTCGCCGACAAATGCATCGAAGCCGCCGCGCGTCCCGACACGCTCAAGATGGCGTTGAGACTGGTCGGCAAGGCGGGAACCGTCGTCGCCGTCGGCGAACAGGGAGATGTGCCGATCAGCCCCAGCGGCGACCTCATCCGCAAGGACGTGACGCTGATGGGCAGTTGGTTCTACCACTACGCTGAGTACGGCGACATGCTGGCACTGTACCGTCGCGGGTTGCGCGTCGATAAGCTCATCACACACCGGATGTCCTTGTTGGAGGCAGATGCCGCGTTCGCGCTGTTCGCAGCAGGTCGTGCCGGCAAGGTGATCTTGGAACCGACGTCGTCGCAGTGA
- a CDS encoding diacylglycerol kinase family lipid kinase, translated as MPSAVPLIVNPSSGRGRGAQVAMRVARILADASFPVELVQTHSADESRQLAADVASRSARCLIVCGGDGTVHSVANVLAHTETALTIIPAGRGNDLARALGLHIPVERLAAQIIGDLKGASDPPRIDLGRMSDRFFCTVATFGVDAAVSRAVEERAAAGPTGATYVTATIRELFRYMPREARLSGDFGTRELPLLLCATANTPNYGGVFCIAPSARIDDTLFHVCAIRGMSAFRALMLMPRVICGSHVSDPRVEVMPTRELTLEAEEACPIYADGEFLGMTPARLSVAPGALRVFGARLP; from the coding sequence ATGCCATCGGCGGTTCCGTTGATCGTCAATCCGAGCTCCGGCAGGGGTCGCGGGGCGCAGGTCGCGATGCGCGTGGCGCGGATACTTGCCGACGCCTCATTCCCGGTGGAACTGGTTCAGACCCACAGCGCCGACGAATCCCGGCAACTCGCCGCCGACGTGGCGTCACGGTCCGCGAGATGTCTCATCGTGTGCGGCGGCGATGGAACCGTGCACTCGGTCGCCAATGTTCTCGCCCATACCGAGACCGCTCTGACCATCATCCCGGCCGGTCGAGGCAACGACTTGGCACGCGCGCTGGGGCTGCACATCCCCGTTGAACGACTCGCCGCCCAGATCATCGGCGACCTCAAAGGCGCGTCAGACCCGCCGCGCATCGACCTCGGCAGGATGTCGGATCGGTTCTTCTGTACCGTGGCGACGTTCGGCGTGGACGCTGCGGTGAGTCGCGCCGTCGAAGAGCGCGCCGCTGCCGGGCCCACGGGAGCCACCTACGTCACGGCGACGATCCGCGAGCTCTTCCGCTACATGCCCCGCGAAGCTCGTCTGTCCGGCGATTTCGGTACGCGCGAACTCCCTCTCCTGCTCTGCGCGACAGCCAACACGCCGAACTACGGCGGAGTCTTCTGCATCGCGCCCTCGGCGCGCATCGACGACACGCTGTTTCACGTATGCGCGATCCGTGGTATGAGTGCCTTCCGCGCCTTGATGCTGATGCCGCGCGTGATATGCGGTTCCCATGTGTCGGACCCGCGCGTCGAAGTGATGCCTACACGCGAACTCACGCTCGAGGCGGAGGAAGCCTGCCCGATCTACGCAGACGGCGAGTTCCTCGGCATGACGCCGGCTCGCCTCAGCGTCGCTCCGGGCGCTCTCCGCGTCTTCGGCGCGCGTCTACCATAG
- a CDS encoding DUF2088 domain-containing protein gives MDAYPDRSNLVEYVEDDRKRFLLHYGEGFLFERLPKGTRVIFPPPPFPGIRDVAQAIDNATEHPMECDPLSAQLRPGMKVTIVFDDISLTLPPLPKPDVRQIAIELLVKKLAAVGIDDIHLIGAIGLHRRMTPGELKSMLGARVYSQFHASGRLYNHDSEDHENLELLGVTEEGEHVELNRRAVESDLVIYVNLNLTSMDGGHKSLSTGISSYRSVYHHHNPQTLAHTRSLMDPRHSQLHSSLGRMGRIVNEHLNVFHIETTFNTSTFPTIFPFLQKREDDWSALDSINFHANRISAATLPRGLIRSIFHSMRASYAMTSVQAGKTDPVHRSTLDNIYRQQLVPIDGQCDILIAGTPYLGPYNVNSILNPLLVHCLMLGYMFNMYRNKPLVREGGVLILAHPMEYKFHAEHHPSYIELFERVLPETRDPQTIYERYEPELAANPKYLEMYRHGYAFHGVHGAYMWYWGAHALQHLAKVIVLKPQDARAVEAARRMGFDTAATMPEAVEKAQSVVGSNASITNFHWPPIFVCDVR, from the coding sequence ATGGACGCGTACCCGGATCGCTCCAATCTGGTCGAGTACGTCGAAGACGACCGGAAACGGTTCCTGTTGCACTACGGCGAAGGGTTCCTGTTCGAGCGGCTTCCCAAAGGGACGCGTGTCATCTTTCCCCCTCCGCCGTTTCCGGGGATTCGCGACGTCGCCCAAGCAATCGACAATGCCACCGAACACCCGATGGAGTGCGATCCGCTCTCGGCTCAGCTTCGCCCCGGAATGAAGGTGACCATCGTCTTCGACGACATCTCGCTGACGCTGCCTCCGCTGCCGAAGCCGGACGTTCGCCAGATCGCCATCGAACTGCTCGTGAAGAAGCTCGCCGCCGTCGGGATCGACGACATCCACTTGATCGGCGCGATCGGACTCCATCGCCGTATGACGCCCGGGGAGCTCAAGTCGATGCTGGGAGCTCGCGTCTACTCGCAGTTCCACGCGTCGGGACGGCTCTACAACCACGATTCCGAGGACCACGAGAACCTGGAGCTCCTCGGCGTCACGGAAGAGGGCGAGCACGTCGAGCTGAACCGGCGAGCCGTCGAGTCCGACCTCGTCATCTACGTCAACTTGAACCTGACGTCGATGGACGGCGGGCACAAGTCGCTCAGCACCGGCATCTCCTCCTATCGCAGCGTCTACCATCACCACAATCCGCAGACGTTGGCGCACACCCGCTCGCTGATGGACCCGCGCCACTCGCAGTTGCACAGCTCGCTCGGACGGATGGGACGCATCGTCAACGAGCATCTCAACGTCTTTCACATCGAGACGACGTTCAATACGAGCACCTTCCCCACGATCTTCCCGTTTCTTCAGAAGCGCGAGGACGACTGGTCGGCGCTCGACAGCATCAACTTCCACGCGAACCGAATCTCGGCGGCAACGCTGCCACGAGGATTGATCCGGTCGATCTTCCACTCGATGCGCGCGTCGTATGCGATGACGAGTGTCCAAGCCGGCAAGACGGATCCCGTGCATCGTTCGACGCTCGATAACATCTACCGACAGCAGTTGGTTCCCATCGATGGGCAGTGCGACATCCTGATCGCCGGAACGCCGTATCTCGGGCCCTACAACGTCAACTCCATCCTGAATCCGCTACTCGTCCACTGCCTGATGCTGGGGTACATGTTCAACATGTACCGGAACAAGCCACTGGTTCGGGAAGGCGGCGTGCTGATCCTCGCGCATCCGATGGAGTACAAGTTCCACGCGGAGCACCACCCGTCCTACATCGAGCTCTTCGAGCGCGTGCTGCCTGAAACGCGCGACCCGCAGACGATCTACGAGCGCTATGAACCGGAGCTTGCCGCGAACCCGAAGTACCTCGAGATGTACCGCCACGGCTACGCGTTCCACGGCGTGCACGGCGCGTACATGTGGTACTGGGGCGCGCACGCGCTACAGCACCTCGCGAAGGTGATCGTCCTCAAGCCCCAAGATGCTCGGGCAGTCGAGGCGGCGCGTCGCATGGGCTTCGACACGGCGGCGACGATGCCAGAAGCCGTGGAGAAGGCGCAGAGCGTGGTCGGGTCGAACGCGAGCATCACGAACTTCCACTGGCCGCCGATATTCGTGTGCGACGTTCGGTAG
- a CDS encoding zinc-binding dehydrogenase, with amino-acid sequence MEAIEYVRSVPRYLAVKALYRRLPGIVTSHAAVIRLRDVPEPKLPNDQWVRVHTRLCGICGSDLATVAAKGSPYFSPLLSFPFVLGHEVVGTLAMGTDGLPSGTRVVVEPALHCAVRGISLVCPSCERGDTGTCENITRGSIAPGIQTGYCRDTGGGWSRSFVAHPAQLYAVPDDLTDEEAALIEPFACSLHAVIRTALPTEATILVLGCGTIGLLTIAAIRALGFGNRVLASAKYPHQQEWARTLGATDIVPTGSGLYRAIPDATGALTFQPELGKPVLVGGVDVTFDCVGSSSSIDDAIRLTRSGGSVTLVGMPGIASGVDWTNIWHKELTVRGAYAYGVEKLDERSVKTFDLAMELMRRGAAPLGSLVTTRHRLADYRNAIRGALASGPNGSVKTVFEFPRD; translated from the coding sequence TTGGAAGCGATCGAGTACGTACGGAGCGTCCCGCGGTACTTGGCGGTGAAAGCCCTGTACCGGCGGTTGCCCGGCATCGTCACGAGCCATGCCGCCGTCATACGGCTCCGGGACGTGCCAGAGCCCAAGCTGCCGAACGACCAGTGGGTACGGGTCCACACACGTCTGTGCGGCATCTGCGGCTCCGATCTGGCGACCGTCGCCGCCAAGGGAAGTCCCTATTTCTCTCCGCTGCTCTCGTTCCCGTTCGTGCTGGGGCACGAGGTGGTCGGAACGCTGGCGATGGGCACCGATGGGCTTCCCAGTGGGACCCGCGTCGTCGTCGAGCCGGCGCTGCACTGCGCCGTGCGCGGCATCTCGCTCGTGTGCCCTTCGTGCGAGCGCGGCGACACGGGAACCTGCGAGAACATCACGCGCGGCAGCATCGCGCCGGGCATCCAGACCGGCTACTGCCGCGACACGGGCGGTGGATGGAGCCGATCCTTCGTCGCGCATCCGGCGCAGCTCTACGCCGTGCCCGACGATCTGACCGACGAGGAGGCGGCTCTCATCGAGCCCTTCGCCTGCTCGTTGCACGCAGTGATACGGACCGCGTTGCCGACCGAGGCAACCATACTGGTTCTCGGTTGCGGCACAATCGGTCTGCTGACCATCGCTGCGATCCGGGCGCTCGGTTTCGGGAACCGGGTCCTCGCATCGGCGAAGTACCCGCATCAACAGGAGTGGGCTCGGACGCTCGGAGCGACGGATATCGTGCCGACGGGCAGCGGGCTCTACCGAGCGATCCCGGACGCGACGGGAGCGTTGACGTTCCAGCCGGAGCTCGGCAAGCCCGTCCTGGTGGGCGGCGTCGATGTCACGTTCGACTGCGTGGGCTCGTCATCGAGTATCGACGACGCGATCCGTTTGACGCGATCCGGCGGTTCCGTCACGCTCGTCGGCATGCCGGGCATCGCGAGCGGCGTCGATTGGACCAACATCTGGCACAAAGAGCTTACCGTTCGAGGCGCGTACGCCTACGGCGTCGAGAAGCTCGACGAGAGGTCGGTGAAGACGTTCGACCTGGCAATGGAGCTCATGCGCCGGGGCGCCGCGCCGCTTGGGTCTCTGGTAACCACGAGACACCGGCTGGCGGACTATCGGAACGCGATTCGCGGGGCGCTCGCATCGGGTCCCAACGGCTCCGTAAAGACGGTCTTCGAGTTCCCGCGCGATTGA